One stretch of Mycolicibacterium fallax DNA includes these proteins:
- a CDS encoding STAS domain-containing protein produces the protein MTGYGNPAIICGGAQIRVQCRHLATVVTISGVLDESNAEAAMTATRRFIIAEKPVVLDLTAVTSSPEEYLPLLESVDEACLAAGVQWLLVTSPALAHQVRIGDDGYPVATSVPEALQWLADDVFLRRRMLIPLLHRTA, from the coding sequence ATGACTGGTTATGGAAACCCGGCAATCATCTGTGGCGGCGCCCAGATTCGGGTGCAATGCCGCCACCTGGCCACCGTTGTGACCATCAGCGGTGTGCTCGACGAATCCAACGCCGAGGCCGCGATGACCGCGACCCGGCGGTTCATCATCGCCGAGAAGCCCGTCGTCCTTGACCTGACCGCGGTCACCTCCTCGCCGGAGGAGTATCTGCCGCTGCTGGAGTCCGTCGATGAGGCCTGCCTGGCGGCCGGCGTGCAGTGGCTGCTGGTGACCTCCCCGGCGCTGGCCCACCAGGTCCGCATCGGCGACGACGGCTACCCGGTGGCCACCTCGGTACCCGAGGCGCTGCAGTGGCTCGCCGACGACGTGTTCCTCCGGCGCAGGATGCTGATCCCGCTGCTGCACCGGACGGCCTGA
- a CDS encoding MMPL/RND family transporter → MSAPTSDAPTDSFPAAAPSSHSGIAKWIRTLAVPIILGWIAVIIGLNVAAPQLEVVGNMRSVSMSPESAASTIAMKRVGEVFDEYKSNSSVMIVLESEKDPLGQAAHDFYDEIIRELRADTKYVEHVQDFWSDPLTAAGSQSPDGMAAYVQVYTAGNQGEALANESVEAVQGIVAKVQERMAPDGVHAYVTGPAALSADQHIAGDRSMRLIEALTFTVIIVLLLLVYRSIVTVVLSLLLVVFSLTAARGMVAVLGYYDIIGLSTFATNLLVTLAIAASTDYAIFLIGRYQEARSRGMDKEASYYDMFHGTAHVILGSGLTIAGATLCLRFTNLPYFQSLGIPLAVGMVVVVVCALTMGSAIIATATRFGNILEPKRAMRIRGWRKVGAAVVRWPGPILIATIALSLVGLLTLPGYRTNYNDRNYLPADLPANAGYAAADRHFSQARMNPELLLIETDHDLRNSSDFLVIDKIAKSIFRVPGVGRVQAITRPQGTPIEHTSIPFQISMNGVSQKMNEKYQQDMMANMLKQAEDMQVTIDSMTKMQSITVQMADVTHSMVTKMKSMTMDVAEMRDSISDFDDFFRPIRNYLYWEPHCFNIPVCWSMRSIFDTLDGIDVMTTDIEDIIPDMERLDTLMPQMVALMPEMISTMVRMKAYMLTMYQTQKGMQDQMSAMQENSTAMGKAFDESKNDDSFYLPPETFDNPDFKRGIKMFLSPDGHAVRFIISHDGDPMTPEGIAKIDSIKQAAREAIKGTPLEGSKVYLGGTAATFKDMQDGADWDLIIAGIAALGLIFIIMLIITRSIIAAAVIVGTVVFSLGASFGLSVLIWQHLIGIELHWMVLAMAVIILLAVGADYNLLLVARFKEEIHDGLNTGIIRAMGGTGSVVTSAGLVFAFTMMSMAVSELIVIGQVGTTIGLGLLFDTLVIRSFMTPSIAALLGKWFWWPQRVRQRPVPSPWPKPPAKDDEPVPVG, encoded by the coding sequence ATGAGTGCACCCACCTCCGACGCGCCGACCGACTCGTTCCCGGCGGCGGCGCCGTCGTCCCATTCCGGCATCGCGAAGTGGATCCGCACCCTCGCCGTCCCGATCATCCTGGGCTGGATCGCCGTCATCATCGGGCTGAACGTCGCCGCACCGCAGCTCGAGGTGGTCGGCAACATGCGTTCGGTCTCGATGAGCCCGGAAAGCGCGGCCTCGACGATCGCGATGAAACGTGTCGGCGAGGTGTTCGACGAGTACAAGTCGAACAGCTCGGTGATGATCGTGCTGGAGAGCGAAAAGGATCCGCTCGGCCAGGCGGCGCACGACTTCTACGACGAGATCATCCGGGAACTGCGCGCCGACACCAAGTACGTCGAGCACGTCCAGGACTTCTGGAGCGATCCGCTGACCGCCGCCGGCTCGCAGAGCCCCGACGGTATGGCCGCCTACGTGCAGGTGTACACCGCGGGCAACCAGGGCGAGGCGCTGGCCAACGAGTCGGTCGAGGCCGTGCAGGGCATTGTCGCCAAGGTCCAGGAGCGGATGGCCCCCGACGGCGTGCACGCCTACGTCACCGGCCCGGCCGCGCTGTCGGCCGATCAGCACATCGCCGGTGACCGCAGCATGCGCCTCATCGAGGCGCTGACCTTCACCGTCATCATCGTGCTGCTGCTGCTGGTCTACCGGTCCATCGTGACGGTGGTGCTGTCGCTGCTGCTGGTGGTCTTCTCGCTGACCGCCGCCCGCGGCATGGTGGCGGTGCTGGGCTACTACGACATCATCGGCCTGTCGACGTTCGCGACGAACCTGCTGGTCACGCTGGCCATCGCGGCGTCCACCGACTACGCCATCTTCCTGATAGGCCGCTATCAGGAGGCCCGGTCCAGAGGGATGGACAAGGAAGCGTCCTACTACGACATGTTCCACGGCACCGCGCACGTGATCTTGGGCTCGGGCCTGACGATCGCCGGTGCGACGCTGTGCCTGCGCTTCACCAACCTGCCGTACTTCCAGAGCCTCGGCATCCCGTTGGCGGTCGGCATGGTTGTGGTGGTGGTCTGCGCGCTGACCATGGGGTCGGCGATCATCGCGACCGCCACCCGATTCGGCAACATCCTGGAGCCCAAGCGGGCGATGCGCATCCGCGGCTGGCGCAAGGTCGGCGCCGCGGTGGTGCGCTGGCCCGGCCCGATCCTGATTGCGACGATCGCGCTGTCACTGGTCGGTCTGCTGACCCTGCCGGGCTACCGGACCAACTACAACGACCGCAACTACCTGCCCGCCGACCTGCCGGCCAACGCCGGCTACGCCGCCGCGGACCGGCACTTCAGCCAGGCCCGGATGAACCCCGAGTTGCTGCTGATCGAGACCGATCACGATCTGCGCAACTCCTCGGACTTCCTGGTCATCGACAAGATCGCGAAGTCGATCTTCCGGGTGCCCGGCGTCGGCCGGGTGCAGGCCATCACCCGCCCGCAGGGCACTCCCATCGAGCACACGTCGATCCCGTTCCAGATCTCGATGAACGGCGTGTCGCAGAAGATGAACGAGAAGTACCAGCAGGACATGATGGCCAACATGCTCAAGCAGGCCGAGGACATGCAGGTCACCATCGACAGCATGACCAAGATGCAGAGCATCACGGTGCAGATGGCCGACGTCACCCATTCCATGGTCACCAAGATGAAGAGCATGACCATGGACGTCGCCGAAATGCGGGACAGCATCTCCGATTTCGATGACTTCTTCCGGCCGATCCGCAACTACCTGTACTGGGAACCGCACTGTTTCAACATTCCGGTGTGCTGGTCGATGCGATCGATCTTCGACACCCTCGACGGCATCGATGTGATGACCACCGACATCGAGGACATCATCCCGGACATGGAACGTCTCGACACATTGATGCCACAGATGGTGGCGTTGATGCCGGAGATGATCAGCACCATGGTGCGGATGAAGGCCTACATGCTGACCATGTACCAGACCCAAAAGGGCATGCAGGACCAGATGTCGGCGATGCAGGAGAACTCGACCGCCATGGGTAAGGCGTTCGACGAATCCAAGAACGACGACTCGTTCTATCTACCGCCGGAAACCTTCGACAACCCGGACTTCAAGCGCGGCATCAAGATGTTCCTGTCGCCCGACGGGCACGCGGTGCGGTTCATCATTTCCCACGACGGGGACCCGATGACCCCGGAGGGCATCGCCAAGATCGACTCGATCAAGCAGGCCGCCCGGGAAGCGATCAAGGGCACCCCGCTGGAGGGCTCGAAGGTCTATCTCGGCGGCACCGCGGCGACCTTCAAGGACATGCAGGACGGCGCCGACTGGGACCTGATAATCGCCGGCATCGCCGCGCTCGGGTTGATCTTCATCATCATGCTGATCATCACCAGATCGATCATCGCCGCCGCAGTGATCGTGGGGACGGTGGTGTTCTCCCTTGGGGCATCGTTTGGCCTGTCGGTGCTGATCTGGCAGCACCTGATCGGCATTGAACTGCACTGGATGGTGCTGGCGATGGCGGTGATCATCCTGCTTGCCGTCGGGGCGGACTACAACCTGCTGCTGGTGGCCAGATTCAAGGAAGAGATACACGACGGCCTGAACACCGGCATCATCCGGGCGATGGGCGGCACCGGTTCGGTGGTGACCTCGGCGGGCCTGGTGTTCGCCTTCACCATGATGTCCATGGCGGTCAGTGAATTGATCGTCATCGGACAGGTTGGCACCACGATCGGCCTGGGCCTGTTGTTCGACACCCTGGTGATCCGCTCGTTCATGACCCCGTCGATCGCGGCCCTGCTGGGCAAGTGGTTCTGGTGGCCGCAGCGGGTGCGTCAGCGTCCGGTGCCCTCGCCGTGGCCCAAGCCCCCGGCCAAGGACGACGAGCCGGTCCCGGTCGGCTAG
- a CDS encoding DUF5078 domain-containing protein translates to MARTPAKTTGLKKSLKATLLAGVATAMLGTGLTAAAVAGADATDEYPIPSRILKTPCTAQQYLAAVRDTRPIYYERYMIDYNNKPAADQQGARDRINWFFSMDYPGRRQYSEQIATDAFYESMSWRWPNWAKPFFNNKGVTAAATKVCMDYPDDYSVWDWPTVPR, encoded by the coding sequence ATGGCACGCACACCTGCGAAGACGACCGGGCTGAAGAAGTCACTCAAGGCGACCCTGCTGGCCGGGGTGGCCACCGCGATGCTCGGCACCGGCCTGACTGCCGCTGCGGTCGCCGGCGCCGACGCGACCGACGAGTACCCGATCCCCAGCCGGATCCTGAAGACCCCGTGCACCGCGCAGCAGTACCTGGCGGCGGTCCGCGACACCCGGCCGATCTACTACGAGCGCTACATGATCGACTACAACAACAAGCCGGCCGCCGACCAGCAGGGCGCCCGCGACCGGATCAACTGGTTCTTCTCGATGGATTACCCGGGCCGCCGGCAGTACTCCGAGCAGATCGCCACCGACGCCTTCTACGAGTCGATGTCCTGGCGCTGGCCGAACTGGGCCAAGCCGTTCTTCAACAACAAGGGCGTCACCGCCGCAGCCACCAAGGTCTGCATGGATTACCCGGACGACTACTCGGTGTGGGACTGGCCGACCGTCCCCCGCTGA
- a CDS encoding DUF732 domain-containing protein, translating to MKLLGITTVALTAAAIGFAAPANAEIDTDFANTLHTYGIYGQRDYNAWIAKIACKRLRIGQDKDAYQSAAFIGKQLDRTTQTDQVWKFLGLTVDTYCPDQQPVLARAAEQH from the coding sequence ATGAAACTACTCGGCATCACCACGGTCGCCCTGACCGCAGCCGCAATCGGCTTCGCAGCTCCGGCAAACGCCGAGATCGATACCGATTTTGCCAACACCCTGCACACCTACGGCATCTACGGCCAGCGGGACTACAACGCCTGGATCGCCAAGATCGCGTGCAAGCGCCTGCGCATCGGCCAGGACAAGGACGCCTACCAATCGGCCGCCTTCATCGGCAAGCAGCTCGACCGGACCACCCAGACCGACCAGGTCTGGAAGTTCCTCGGGCTGACCGTCGACACCTACTGCCCCGACCAGCAGCCGGTGCTGGCCCGGGCCGCCGAGCAGCACTGA
- a CDS encoding serine hydrolase: MGRRVRLFRPAAATLLALALIALAPAGPVLAQCVPATGAGCDLRSRIAAAEAFVATRPGTVGYVLRDRTSGLRYRNAHAATMIWTASTIKLAMVVDLLTRERAGTVRLSAEDRQLMQAMLRGSDNDATDTLWDRYGGPDHRAFNAGFPRYGMTSVAPQPGFGSVFPYWGFQKGTADDFDQLMNFTLSQMNPADTAAIVAEMQKVAPNQQWGVWGAGPQMAPGNKNGWSQEQGGWVVNSVGFAGPAQRYTLTVFNALNGEGGFDDGVQTTTGLGRILLGR; encoded by the coding sequence ATGGGTCGGCGGGTGAGGTTGTTCAGACCGGCGGCGGCGACGCTGCTGGCGTTGGCGTTGATCGCGCTGGCGCCGGCCGGCCCGGTGCTCGCGCAATGTGTCCCGGCGACCGGCGCGGGCTGCGATCTGCGTTCCCGGATCGCCGCGGCCGAGGCGTTTGTGGCCACCCGCCCGGGCACCGTCGGCTACGTGCTGCGCGATCGCACCTCCGGGCTGCGCTACCGCAATGCCCATGCCGCGACGATGATCTGGACGGCCTCGACGATCAAGCTCGCCATGGTGGTCGATCTGCTCACCCGGGAGCGGGCCGGGACGGTGCGGCTGTCGGCCGAGGACCGCCAGTTGATGCAGGCGATGCTGCGCGGCTCCGACAACGACGCCACCGACACCCTGTGGGACCGCTACGGCGGGCCCGACCACCGCGCGTTCAATGCCGGCTTTCCGCGCTACGGGATGACCAGTGTTGCCCCGCAGCCCGGGTTCGGTTCGGTGTTTCCGTACTGGGGATTCCAGAAGGGCACCGCCGACGATTTCGACCAGCTGATGAATTTCACGCTGTCGCAAATGAATCCGGCCGACACCGCGGCGATCGTCGCCGAAATGCAGAAGGTCGCCCCGAACCAGCAGTGGGGCGTGTGGGGCGCCGGGCCGCAGATGGCGCCCGGCAACAAGAACGGCTGGTCGCAGGAGCAGGGCGGCTGGGTGGTCAACTCGGTGGGCTTCGCCGGACCGGCCCAGCGTTACACGCTGACGGTGTTCAACGCGCTCAACGGTGAGGGCGGTTTTGACGACGGGGTGCAGACCACCACCGGGCTCGGCCGGATCCTGCTGGGCCGGTAA
- a CDS encoding amidohydrolase family protein, with translation MNVDDLILVSIDDHVVEPPDMFLNHVPAKYKPEAPIVVTDDKGVDQWMYQGRPQGVSGLNAVVSWPAEEWGRDPAGFAEMRPGVYDVHERVRDMNRNGILASMCFPTFTGFSARHLNMHREEATLVMVSAYNDWHIDEWAGSYPDRFIPIAILPTWNPEAMCAEIRRVAAKGCRAVTMPELPHLEGLPSYHDEDYWGPVFRTLSELNVVMCLHIGTGFGAISMAPNAPIDNLIILATQVSAMCAQDLLWGPAMRNYPDLKFAFSEGGIGWIPFYLDRSDRHYTNQKWLRRDFGDKLPSDVFREHSLACYVTDKTSLKLRNEIGIDIIAWECDYPHSDCFWPDAPEQVLAELNAAGATDPEIDKITWENACRFFGWDPFARTARENADVKALRAKATDVDVSIRPRAEWARLYQAKQLSDA, from the coding sequence TTGAACGTCGACGACCTGATCCTGGTGAGCATTGACGACCACGTCGTCGAGCCGCCGGACATGTTCCTCAACCATGTGCCGGCCAAGTACAAGCCGGAGGCCCCGATCGTCGTCACCGACGACAAGGGCGTGGACCAGTGGATGTATCAGGGCCGCCCGCAGGGCGTGTCCGGACTCAACGCCGTGGTCAGCTGGCCGGCCGAGGAATGGGGCCGCGACCCGGCCGGGTTCGCCGAGATGCGCCCCGGGGTCTACGACGTGCACGAACGCGTCCGCGACATGAATCGCAACGGCATCCTGGCCTCGATGTGCTTCCCCACCTTCACCGGGTTCTCCGCCCGGCACCTGAACATGCACCGCGAGGAGGCCACCCTGGTGATGGTGTCGGCCTACAACGACTGGCACATCGATGAGTGGGCCGGCTCCTACCCGGACCGCTTCATCCCGATCGCGATCCTGCCGACCTGGAACCCCGAGGCGATGTGCGCCGAGATCCGCCGGGTCGCCGCCAAGGGCTGCCGCGCGGTCACCATGCCGGAGCTGCCGCACCTGGAGGGCCTGCCCAGCTACCACGACGAGGACTACTGGGGCCCGGTGTTCCGCACCCTCAGCGAGCTGAACGTGGTGATGTGCCTGCACATCGGCACCGGATTCGGCGCGATCAGCATGGCGCCCAACGCGCCGATCGACAACCTGATCATCCTGGCCACCCAGGTGTCGGCGATGTGCGCCCAGGACCTGCTGTGGGGCCCGGCGATGCGCAACTACCCGGACCTGAAGTTCGCCTTCTCCGAGGGCGGCATCGGCTGGATCCCGTTCTACCTGGACCGCTCCGACCGGCATTACACCAACCAGAAGTGGCTGCGCCGCGACTTCGGCGACAAGCTGCCCTCGGACGTGTTCCGCGAGCATTCGCTGGCCTGCTACGTCACCGACAAGACCTCGCTGAAGCTGCGCAACGAGATCGGCATCGACATCATCGCCTGGGAGTGCGACTACCCGCACTCGGACTGCTTCTGGCCCGATGCCCCCGAGCAGGTGCTCGCCGAGCTCAACGCCGCCGGGGCAACCGACCCGGAGATCGACAAGATCACCTGGGAGAACGCCTGCCGGTTCTTCGGCTGGGATCCGTTCGCCCGGACCGCGCGGGAGAACGCCGACGTCAAGGCGCTGCGCGCCAAGGCCACCGACGTCGACGTGTCGATCCGGCCGCGCGCCGAGTGGGCCCGGCTCTACCAGGCCAAACAGCTCAGCGACGCCTGA
- the yaaA gene encoding peroxide stress protein YaaA, whose product MIVLLPPSETKRPGGDGAPLDLAALSFPALTPLRSELVEELVRLAADRPASRAALGISAKQDDEIGRNAALRGAATLPAIDRYTGVLYDALDIGSLRGAAAARARARLAVGSALFGLLRADDPVPAYRLSAGSKLPGRPGLATRWRPLLEPVLADIAARELVVDLRSGAYAGLGRVPGAVGVDVLCQHADGRRTVVSHFNKAHKGRLARALAASRAEPDDAAKVAGVARRAGLHVERDGAHLTVVVPES is encoded by the coding sequence GTGATCGTGCTGCTCCCGCCGTCGGAAACCAAGCGCCCCGGCGGCGACGGCGCTCCGCTGGACCTGGCCGCGTTGAGCTTCCCCGCGCTGACCCCGCTGCGATCGGAGTTGGTCGAGGAGTTGGTGCGGCTGGCCGCCGACCGGCCCGCCAGCCGGGCCGCCCTGGGCATCTCCGCCAAGCAGGACGACGAGATCGGCCGGAACGCCGCGTTGCGCGGTGCGGCCACCCTGCCGGCCATCGACCGCTACACCGGGGTGCTCTACGACGCGCTGGACATCGGATCGCTGCGCGGGGCGGCCGCGGCGCGAGCGCGGGCCCGGCTGGCGGTCGGCTCGGCGCTGTTCGGGCTGCTGCGCGCCGATGACCCGGTGCCCGCCTATCGGCTCTCGGCCGGGTCGAAGCTGCCCGGGCGGCCCGGGCTGGCCACCCGCTGGCGCCCGCTGCTGGAACCGGTGCTCGCCGACATCGCCGCCCGCGAACTGGTCGTGGACCTGCGTTCGGGCGCCTACGCCGGGCTCGGCCGGGTGCCCGGGGCGGTCGGCGTCGACGTGCTCTGCCAGCATGCCGATGGTCGGCGCACCGTGGTCAGTCACTTCAACAAGGCGCACAAGGGCCGACTGGCCCGCGCGCTGGCGGCCAGCCGGGCCGAACCGGACGACGCCGCGAAGGTCGCCGGGGTGGCCCGGCGCGCCGGCCTGCACGTCGAGCGCGACGGCGCGCACCTGACCGTCGTCGTCCCCGAATCCTAG
- a CDS encoding fatty acyl-AMP ligase — MYPGLLQVDVCLDGDGLVVVPPTLTLDTLIERCIYSVGNQTAYRYIDFSRTTDGVISEITWNQVGVRAAAVAAAVQRHAHRGDRVAVLAPQGLDYITGFFGAIKAGMVAVPLFAPELAGQAQRLDTAMRDARPAVVLTTTAVLDLIEGFLDRLTGVPRPHVVLLDETPDTLARQFSPVHIDMADVCHLQYSGGATRAPVGIEITHRAMVTNLVQMILAIDLHDRNTHGVSWLPLYHDMGLSMIGFPTVYGGHTTLMSPAAFIRRPQRWIKAMSDEIRLGRLVVTAGPNLAYEWAAQRGLPADGEIIDLSRSTMIIGSEPVSFDAIEAFTEAFAPHGLPPTAIKPSYGIAEATLMVTTTGPGERPTLRHFDRAGLGAGRAIPVAAEDPAAVPHVSCGQLANNLQAVIVDPATGAELADGTVGEIWLHGANIGRGYWRRRAESDAAFGARLSARLPEHSRADRVGADARWLRTGDLGFFLDGELFVPGRLVDLIEIDGVAHYPDDIERTAADASALLRRGYVAAFTVPDGAGGEQLVIACERASGTARMDPQPAIEAMIAAVRDRHGLPVADVRLLPGGAIPRTTSGKLRRRACRAGYLDGSLGNKG, encoded by the coding sequence ATGTATCCCGGTTTGCTGCAGGTCGACGTGTGCCTCGACGGCGACGGGCTGGTGGTCGTTCCGCCGACCCTGACCCTCGACACCCTGATCGAACGCTGCATCTACAGCGTCGGCAATCAGACCGCCTACCGCTACATCGACTTCTCCCGGACCACCGACGGAGTGATCTCCGAGATCACCTGGAACCAGGTGGGGGTGCGCGCCGCCGCGGTGGCGGCCGCCGTGCAGCGCCACGCGCACCGCGGCGACCGGGTCGCGGTGCTCGCCCCGCAGGGACTCGACTACATCACCGGATTTTTCGGCGCCATCAAGGCCGGCATGGTCGCCGTTCCGCTGTTCGCGCCCGAGCTGGCCGGTCAGGCCCAGCGACTGGACACCGCGATGCGCGACGCCCGCCCGGCCGTCGTGCTGACCACCACCGCGGTGCTGGACCTCATCGAGGGCTTCCTGGACCGGCTGACCGGGGTGCCGCGCCCGCACGTCGTGCTGCTCGACGAGACGCCGGACACCCTGGCCCGGCAGTTCAGCCCGGTCCACATCGACATGGCAGACGTCTGCCACCTGCAGTACAGCGGGGGAGCCACCCGCGCGCCGGTCGGCATCGAGATCACCCATCGGGCGATGGTGACCAACCTGGTGCAGATGATCCTGGCGATCGACCTGCACGACCGGAACACCCACGGGGTGAGCTGGCTGCCGCTGTATCACGACATGGGCCTGTCGATGATCGGCTTCCCGACGGTCTACGGCGGGCACACCACGCTGATGTCCCCGGCGGCGTTCATTCGGCGGCCACAGCGCTGGATCAAGGCGATGTCCGACGAGATCCGGCTGGGCCGGCTGGTGGTGACCGCCGGGCCCAACCTCGCCTACGAGTGGGCCGCCCAGCGCGGGCTGCCCGCGGACGGCGAGATCATCGACCTGAGCCGCTCCACCATGATCATCGGGTCCGAGCCGGTCAGCTTCGACGCGATCGAGGCGTTCACCGAAGCCTTTGCGCCGCACGGGCTTCCGCCCACCGCGATCAAGCCGTCCTACGGGATCGCCGAGGCCACCCTGATGGTGACGACCACCGGGCCGGGCGAGCGTCCCACGCTTCGGCACTTCGACCGCGCCGGGTTGGGTGCCGGGCGGGCGATCCCGGTCGCCGCCGAGGATCCCGCGGCGGTGCCGCACGTCAGCTGCGGGCAGCTGGCCAACAACCTGCAGGCGGTGATCGTCGACCCGGCCACCGGGGCCGAGCTGGCCGACGGCACGGTGGGGGAGATCTGGCTGCACGGCGCGAACATCGGTCGCGGCTACTGGCGGCGGCGGGCCGAGAGCGACGCGGCGTTCGGCGCCCGGCTGTCCGCCCGGCTGCCGGAGCACAGTCGCGCCGACCGGGTCGGCGCCGACGCCCGCTGGCTGCGCACCGGGGATCTGGGCTTCTTCCTCGACGGCGAACTGTTCGTGCCCGGCCGGCTGGTCGACCTGATCGAGATCGACGGCGTCGCGCACTACCCCGACGACATCGAACGGACCGCGGCCGACGCGTCGGCGCTGCTGCGCCGCGGCTACGTCGCCGCGTTCACCGTCCCCGACGGCGCCGGAGGCGAGCAGCTGGTCATTGCCTGCGAGCGGGCCTCGGGCACCGCGCGGATGGATCCGCAGCCGGCGATCGAGGCGATGATCGCCGCGGTGCGCGACCGGCACGGACTGCCGGTCGCCGACGTCCGGCTGCTGCCCGGCGGCGCGATCCCGCGCACCACCAGCGGCAAGCTGCGCCGGCGGGCCTGCCGCGCCGGCTACCTCGACGGCTCGCTGGGCAACAAGGGCTGA
- a CDS encoding MmpS family transport accessory protein — protein MLNLLKKAWLPLLIVVVVVIAGAAVMRVRTFFGANNDAGAAGTKFEDTEPFNPKRVTYEIWGNGSYADINYLDLDAEPQRVDGAALPWTLTLESTAPSVFPNIVAQGDGSTITCRITVDDEIKDERTTDGASAHTYCLVKSA, from the coding sequence ATGCTGAACCTGCTCAAAAAGGCCTGGCTGCCGCTGCTCATCGTCGTCGTCGTGGTGATCGCCGGGGCCGCGGTGATGCGGGTGCGCACCTTCTTCGGTGCCAACAATGATGCCGGCGCGGCCGGCACCAAGTTCGAGGACACCGAGCCGTTCAACCCCAAGCGCGTGACCTACGAGATCTGGGGCAACGGTTCCTACGCCGACATCAACTACCTGGACCTCGACGCCGAACCCCAGCGCGTCGACGGCGCCGCCCTGCCGTGGACCCTCACCCTGGAGTCCACCGCCCCCTCGGTCTTCCCGAACATCGTCGCCCAGGGCGATGGCTCCACCATCACCTGCCGGATCACCGTCGATGACGAGATCAAGGACGAGCGCACCACCGACGGCGCCAGCGCCCATACCTACTGCTTGGTGAAATCCGCATGA